The following proteins are encoded in a genomic region of Acidobacteriota bacterium:
- a CDS encoding phytanoyl-CoA dioxygenase family protein has product MKPFLDSSRVISNGPELARRMKRDGYLFVRGLLPAEPLESLRMQFLEIAAANGWISTGNASLEEGVADLSGFCVEPEPKYMEVYEQFYRLQDFHALPHHPRILGLLERMTGEPVIHHPRIIARFMFPRRNAYTTKAHQDFIPIQGTEETFTAWIPLSDLPEEMGGLQIAAGSHLGGVYDIKPALGAGGFEIAADLGDCWVGNSFRQGDVLFFHSLAAHRGVSNRGKRMRMSIDGRYQKRSDPITADSLSPHMGVDGLSWEEIYADWTSGEFQYYWKDWNPRIAEYDPSYFERRDVLAMEMAEQGDEIARSTLQRIVARDHNPEKRARAQSLLTRLDT; this is encoded by the coding sequence ATGAAACCATTTCTCGACTCTTCCCGCGTCATCAGCAACGGTCCCGAACTGGCCCGCCGCATGAAAAGGGACGGCTATCTCTTCGTGCGCGGTCTATTGCCGGCGGAACCGCTGGAATCCTTGCGCATGCAGTTTCTGGAGATCGCGGCCGCCAACGGCTGGATCAGCACCGGGAACGCCTCCTTGGAGGAGGGCGTCGCCGACCTGTCCGGGTTCTGTGTCGAGCCGGAACCGAAATACATGGAGGTCTACGAGCAGTTCTACCGGCTCCAGGATTTCCACGCGCTGCCCCACCACCCTCGAATTCTGGGGTTGCTGGAGCGGATGACGGGAGAGCCGGTCATTCACCATCCACGGATCATCGCCCGTTTCATGTTCCCGCGGCGCAACGCCTATACGACCAAGGCGCACCAGGACTTCATTCCCATCCAGGGGACCGAAGAAACCTTCACCGCCTGGATTCCGCTGTCGGACCTGCCGGAAGAAATGGGCGGGCTGCAGATCGCCGCCGGCTCGCACCTGGGCGGGGTCTATGACATCAAGCCGGCCTTGGGCGCCGGCGGCTTCGAGATCGCCGCCGACCTGGGAGATTGCTGGGTGGGCAACAGTTTCCGGCAAGGTGACGTGCTGTTTTTCCACAGCCTGGCGGCGCACCGCGGGGTCTCGAACCGGGGAAAGCGCATGCGCATGTCCATCGACGGCCGCTACCAGAAGCGGAGCGATCCCATCACCGCGGACAGCCTGTCACCCCATATGGGCGTCGACGGGTTGAGCTGGGAAGAGATTTACGCGGACTGGACCTCCGGCGAATTCCAGTACTACTGGAAGGATTGGAATCCCCGGATCGCGGAATACGACCCCAGCTACTTCGAACGGCGCGACGTGCTGGCCATGGAAATGGCGGAACAGGGGGACGAAATCGCCCGTTCCACTTTGCAGCGCATCGTCGCCCGGGATCACAATCCGGAAAAACGCGCCAGGGCCCAGAGCCTGCTGACTCGGCTGGACACCTAG